Proteins from a genomic interval of Anomalospiza imberbis isolate Cuckoo-Finch-1a 21T00152 chromosome 18, ASM3175350v1, whole genome shotgun sequence:
- the LOC137484771 gene encoding carbonic anhydrase 15-like produces MGPTGLGITFLTLPLVVRAAAGGQWCYDSQDPRCGPSHWKELKATCGGDKQSPVNIDRRRLQRDGGLGDILFEGYDQAPPAKWRLTNNGHTVMLNLASESASEHITISGGGLPGRYRAVQLHFHWGSPAGNGSEHTLDGRQLPMEMHIVHMNAKYQTLAEAKGHPNGLAVLGFFFQVSETSNTNYNTIVAGLRNVSHAGDSVDLASTFRLSTLLPRAARLSGYYRYQGSLTTPDCSEAVVWTVFEEPVEIGREQLKAFVSTLHFPLEGSTLLKMINNFRPPQPLRSRRIFASRGATASSGSLHWGHHQLLSPLLLLALLSLFSPAP; encoded by the exons atGGGCCCCACCGGGCTCGGCATAACTTTCCTGACACTGCCCCTCGTCGTGCGAGCGGCCGCGGGAG GGCAGTGGTGTTACGACTCACAGGACCCCCGATGCG GGCCCAGCCACTGGAAGGAGCTGAAAGCCACATGTGGTGGCGACAAGCAGTCCCCTGTGAACATCGACAGGCGCCGGCTGCAGCGGGATGGTGGCCTCGGGGACATCCTCTTCGAGGGTTACGACCAGGCTCCCCCTGCCAAGTGGAGGCTCACAAACAACGGGCACACAG TGATGCTGAACCTGGCGAGTGAGTCGGCCTCTGAGCACATCACCATCAGTGGCGGGGGCCTCCCCGGCAGGTATCGCGCGGTCCAGCTCCACTTCCACTGGGGCAGCCCGGCTGGGAATGGTTCCGAGCACACCCTCGATGGGCGCCAGCTCCCCATGGAG ATGCACATCGTCCACATGAATGCCAAGTACCAGACACTGGCAGAGGCCAAGGGGCACCCCAATGGGCTGGCTGTCCTCGGCTTCTTCTTCCAG GTCTCTGAAACCAGTAACACCAACTACAACACCATCGTGGCGGGGCTGAGGAATGTCTCCCACGCTG GGGACTCTGTGGATTTGGCCTCCACGTTCCGCCTGAGCACGCTGCTGCCGCGTGCCGCCCGGCTCTCCGGCTACTACCGCTACCAGGGCTCCCTGACCACCCCTGACTGCAGCGAGGCCGTCGTCTGGACTGTTTTTGAGGAGCCAGTGGAGATTGGCCGGGAGCAG ctgaaggcatTCGTCAGCACCCTCCACTTCCCACTCGAGGGATCCACGCTCCTAAAAATGATCAACAACTTCCGCCCGCCGCAGCCCCTCCGCAGCCGCAGGATCTTTGCCTCCCGCGGGGCCACAGCCAGCAGTGGGTCCCTGCACTGGGGCCACCACCAGCTCCTCTcacccctgctcctcctggccctgctcagccTCTTCTCGCCAGCCCCATAG
- the LOC137484772 gene encoding immunoglobulin lambda-1 light chain-like: MAWAPLLFVVLAHSTGSLVQAALTQPPKVSAKVGETVRITCSGSSYSYGWYQQKVPGSAPVTLIYWNDNRPSDIPSRFTGSRSGSTGTLTITGVQAEDEAVYFCGSYDSSSMCGVFGPGTMLTVEGQPQVAPTINLFAPSSDELSEGKATLVCLIENFYPRDVTVEWVVDGITITNGVVTSQTQQQINSQQQSSTRYVASSYLSLTPTEWQSHNSVSCKVRHVAGNVEKTLNRSECA; encoded by the exons ATGGCCTGGGCCCCTCTTCTCTTCGTGGTGCTCGCCCACAGCACAG gTTCCCTGGTCCAGGCAGCGCTGACCCAGCCACCCAAGGTGTCGGCCAAGGTGGGAGAAACCGTCAGGATCACCTGCTCTGGTAGCAGCTACAGCTATGGCTGGTACCAGCAGaaggtccctggcagtgcccctgTCACTCTGATCTACTGGAATGACAACAGACCCTCGGACATCCCTTCGCGATTCACCGGATCCAGGTCCGGCTCCACGGGCACGTTAACCATCACTGGGGTCCAAGCCGAGGACGAGGCTGTCTATTTCTGTGGTAGCTATGACAGCAGCAGTA TGTGTGGTGTATTCGGGCCTGGGACGATGCTGACCGTCGAAG GCCAGCCCCAGGTCGCTCCCACCATCAACCTCTTCGCGCCATCCTCTGATGAGTTGTCAGAGGGCAAAGCCACCCTGGTGTGCCTGATAGAGAACTTCTACCCAAGAGATGTGACGGTGGAATGGGTGGTTGACGGCATCACCATCACCAATGGTGTGGTGACCAGCCAGACCCAGCAGCAGATCaacagccagcagcagagcagcacccGGTACGTGGCCAGCAGTTACCTGTCGCTTACTCCCACCGAATGGCAGAGTCACAATTCTGTCTCGTGCAAGGTCAGGCACGTGGCTGGAAACGTGGAGAAGACCCTGAACAGATCCGAGTGCGCCTAA